In Anabaena sphaerica FACHB-251, a genomic segment contains:
- the glsA gene encoding glutaminase A has product MSLMANSQDQEIGSSPFSEVLKDLHSQYKSLQEGTVAKYIPELAKVNPNLFSICIATTDGQIYEVGDYQQLFTIQSISKVFVYGQALEDHGRDYVLTRVGVEPTGEAFNAIILDEQSKRPYNPMVNAGAIATTSLIKGNGATERLNRLLEMYRRYIGRDVFVDISVFTSERSTGHRNRATAHLMLNFGMIDQNIEEALDLYFQQCSVMVNCRDLAVMAATLANKGVNPISKEKAVDSCYIKDILSVMYTCGMYNFAGEWAYKIGIPAKSGVCGGIIAVVPGQMGIGVFSPLLDARGNSLRGVKVCEELSQRLGLHLFECAGNW; this is encoded by the coding sequence ATTAGCCTTATGGCAAACTCACAAGATCAAGAAATAGGTTCATCACCATTTTCGGAAGTTCTCAAAGATTTGCATTCCCAGTACAAATCTCTGCAAGAGGGTACAGTAGCAAAATACATTCCCGAACTGGCAAAAGTAAACCCCAACTTGTTTAGCATTTGTATCGCTACTACGGATGGTCAGATTTATGAAGTCGGTGATTATCAACAGCTATTTACTATCCAGTCGATTTCCAAGGTGTTTGTCTATGGACAAGCTTTAGAAGATCATGGACGGGATTATGTGTTAACTAGGGTGGGGGTAGAACCGACTGGAGAGGCATTTAATGCCATTATCCTTGATGAACAATCAAAGCGACCCTATAACCCAATGGTAAATGCTGGGGCTATAGCCACTACCAGCTTGATTAAAGGTAATGGTGCTACAGAACGCCTTAACCGCTTATTAGAAATGTATCGGCGCTATATTGGTCGGGATGTGTTTGTGGATATTTCGGTATTTACTTCCGAACGCAGCACGGGACACCGTAACCGAGCTACTGCCCATCTTATGCTAAATTTTGGCATGATTGACCAAAATATTGAAGAAGCACTGGATTTATATTTTCAACAATGTTCTGTGATGGTAAATTGTCGAGATTTAGCCGTGATGGCAGCTACTCTCGCTAATAAAGGAGTGAACCCAATTAGCAAGGAGAAAGCGGTAGATAGTTGTTATATCAAAGATATATTGAGTGTGATGTACACCTGTGGGATGTACAACTTTGCGGGTGAATGGGCTTATAAAATTGGTATTCCGGCGAAAAGTGGCGTTTGTGGGGGAATTATCGCTGTTGTTCCCGGCCAGATGGGAATTGGTGTGTTTTCACCTCTGCTAGATGCGCGGGGTAATAGCCTGCGGGGGGTGAAGGTGTGCGAAGAACTATCACAACGGTTGGGGTTGCATTTGTTTGAGTGTGCAGGTAATTGGTAA
- a CDS encoding septal ring lytic transglycosylase RlpA family protein encodes MNQRHLWTTVAVFLSVLGLPSVGRTQTIKGNAPTYQASAIADAVKVGEYQSPKPKPTLDAVNTQIHPHSVEGRQAATLYIRNIPVLTFLSSAPVTHAETKVGTIGNSEGVKSYALAASHSAKVASLGSVMDVSKSPSSIIANDPVQRASLVASKINRLIRDNADASQITVSWKTGEKSPVNNNNKAQDKSYSVQQQLDRYTIKINGKELVEINAATQLADSTRNPAQDALQATNRLRRLIGNASPISEIANLPANTTISMPKLPQQVAIRGIKLNFKGLASWYGYDWAGRKTANGERFNPEAMTAAHRSLPMGTKVRVTNTRNGQSVVVRINDRGPYIGGRIIDLSLGAARILGMMNSGVAPVRIDVLGR; translated from the coding sequence ATGAATCAAAGACATTTGTGGACTACTGTCGCTGTGTTTCTGTCTGTTTTGGGTCTACCCTCAGTGGGTCGTACTCAAACCATTAAGGGAAACGCTCCAACTTACCAAGCATCTGCTATAGCTGATGCAGTGAAAGTGGGAGAGTACCAATCCCCGAAACCGAAACCTACCTTGGATGCTGTGAACACACAAATTCATCCTCACAGCGTTGAAGGCCGTCAAGCGGCAACCCTTTACATCCGAAATATTCCTGTTCTTACATTTCTAAGTTCTGCACCAGTTACTCATGCAGAAACAAAAGTGGGAACAATTGGAAATAGTGAGGGCGTTAAATCTTATGCCCTTGCCGCTAGTCACTCAGCCAAGGTAGCGAGTCTGGGGAGTGTGATGGATGTGAGCAAATCGCCTAGCTCCATTATTGCCAATGACCCAGTTCAGAGAGCCAGCTTAGTAGCCTCTAAAATCAACCGTTTGATTCGGGATAACGCAGACGCAAGCCAAATTACCGTAAGTTGGAAAACAGGGGAAAAATCTCCAGTCAACAATAATAATAAAGCCCAAGACAAAAGCTACTCTGTTCAACAACAGCTAGATCGCTACACCATCAAAATCAACGGTAAAGAATTGGTGGAAATCAATGCTGCCACCCAACTAGCAGATAGTACCAGAAATCCAGCACAAGATGCTTTACAAGCAACCAATCGCCTACGGAGACTCATAGGTAACGCATCTCCCATCAGCGAAATTGCTAACTTACCAGCAAATACAACCATCTCCATGCCCAAGCTACCTCAACAGGTTGCTATTCGTGGAATAAAACTCAACTTCAAGGGTCTAGCTTCTTGGTATGGTTATGATTGGGCTGGTAGGAAAACTGCCAATGGGGAGAGATTTAATCCCGAAGCAATGACAGCAGCCCATCGTAGTTTACCCATGGGTACAAAAGTTCGTGTGACTAACACCCGGAATGGCCAGTCTGTGGTTGTGCGAATCAATGACCGTGGTCCATACATCGGTGGTCGAATTATTGACCTTTCTCTGGGTGCAGCCCGGATTTTAGGAATGATGAACAGTGGAGTTGCTCCAGTGCGTATTGATGTGCTGGGAAGATAA
- a CDS encoding bifunctional pantoate--beta-alanine ligase/(d)CMP kinase has product MRLLTTVAALRCYLNQRRWESNLKLSEELLLDEQTTWYPTEIGLVPTMGGLHQGHLSLIEKARQENSTVIVSIFVNPLQFGPNEDYQRYPRAIEQDQQLCEQAGVDAIFAPTPEEMGISPKNIQETQVTQVIPPSGMISSLCGRYRPGHFQGVATIVTKLFNLVQPDRAYFGQKDGQQLAIIKRLVADLNLPVEIVACPTVREVSGLALSSRNQYLTATEKEQATVLYKGLQQAEAAFRAGVRNSSQLIALVWAEIAKISTIYVEYIELVEPTTLMFLAKVEEEGMLAIAARLGSTRLIDNTILRDVYNGLRQPIIAIDGPAGAGKSTVARQVASELGLVYLDTGAMYRAITWLVLQTGIAINDECAITELASQCNIELTPSHNLETPVRVWINGNDVTQEIRTIEVTSQVSAIAAQSAVRKALVKQQQSWGKKGGLVAEGRDIGTHVFPDAEVKIFLTASVGERARRRQQDFTKQGQPEVSLEQLERDIAERDYKDSTRKISPLQKAADAVEVQTDGLTPSEVAAQIVNYYQDRLSHR; this is encoded by the coding sequence GTGCGCCTGCTGACAACAGTTGCAGCTTTACGCTGTTATTTAAATCAACGTCGCTGGGAAAGCAATCTCAAGCTTTCAGAGGAGCTATTGCTTGATGAGCAGACTACCTGGTATCCGACAGAAATTGGTTTAGTCCCGACTATGGGAGGGCTGCATCAAGGTCATCTTAGCCTCATTGAAAAGGCTAGGCAAGAAAATTCTACGGTGATTGTGAGTATTTTTGTCAATCCCCTACAATTTGGTCCTAATGAGGATTATCAACGCTATCCTCGTGCTATAGAGCAAGACCAACAATTGTGTGAACAAGCTGGAGTAGATGCGATTTTTGCCCCTACTCCGGAAGAAATGGGAATTTCTCCGAAGAATATACAAGAAACTCAAGTGACACAAGTAATCCCTCCATCTGGTATGATAAGTAGCTTGTGTGGTAGATATCGGCCGGGTCATTTTCAAGGTGTGGCGACGATTGTCACCAAGCTTTTCAATTTGGTACAGCCTGACCGAGCCTACTTTGGTCAAAAAGATGGTCAGCAACTGGCAATTATTAAACGTCTGGTGGCTGATTTAAATTTGCCGGTGGAGATTGTTGCTTGTCCAACGGTGCGGGAAGTGTCGGGCTTGGCTTTGAGTTCTCGTAATCAATATTTGACTGCAACGGAAAAAGAGCAGGCAACAGTGTTATATAAAGGCTTGCAGCAAGCTGAGGCGGCGTTTCGTGCTGGCGTTCGCAACAGTAGTCAGCTGATAGCATTGGTGTGGGCAGAAATCGCAAAGATCAGCACTATCTATGTTGAATATATTGAATTGGTTGAACCGACTACATTGATGTTTTTAGCAAAAGTTGAGGAGGAAGGAATGCTGGCGATCGCAGCCCGTCTTGGTTCTACACGTTTGATTGATAATACCATCTTGCGCGATGTCTACAACGGGCTACGCCAACCTATTATCGCCATTGATGGTCCTGCTGGTGCTGGTAAGTCTACTGTGGCTCGCCAAGTGGCATCCGAGTTGGGTTTAGTGTATTTAGATACGGGTGCTATGTACCGGGCTATCACTTGGCTAGTGCTACAAACAGGTATTGCTATTAATGATGAGTGTGCAATCACCGAATTAGCAAGCCAGTGTAACATTGAACTGACTCCCAGCCACAATCTCGAAACTCCCGTGCGAGTATGGATTAATGGTAATGATGTCACTCAAGAAATTCGCACCATTGAGGTAACATCTCAAGTATCAGCGATCGCCGCTCAAAGTGCAGTCCGCAAAGCACTGGTTAAACAGCAGCAAAGCTGGGGTAAAAAAGGTGGTTTGGTAGCTGAAGGCCGAGACATCGGTACTCATGTTTTCCCGGATGCAGAAGTGAAAATCTTCCTAACTGCTTCTGTTGGTGAACGTGCGCGTCGTCGTCAGCAAGATTTTACCAAACAAGGTCAACCCGAAGTCAGTTTAGAGCAGTTGGAACGAGATATTGCAGAACGCGACTACAAAGATAGCACTCGCAAAATTTCCCCCTTACAAAAAGCAGCAGATGCAGTGGAAGTGCAAACTGATGGACTCACCCCGTCTGAAGTAGCAGCGCAAATTGTTAATTATTACCAAGATCGTT